From the genome of Nasonia vitripennis strain AsymCx chromosome 1, Nvit_psr_1.1, whole genome shotgun sequence, one region includes:
- the LOC107980620 gene encoding uncharacterized protein LOC107980620, translating to MRDFSISSTCSIRHYSKVSKPQQTATMKFLVAFGVLCLVALSTQTPLFEGCDENIQSIFKNDSCFHVKCQEFNKLAVTFHQMTYHQCFAPKCKEGTLLKGQNPADVSKVYPHCCATPICEEPVKSCN from the exons ATGCGCGACTTCAGCATCAGTTCGACTTGCAGCATTCGCCACTATAGTAAAGTCAGCAAACCGCAACAAACAGCAACCATGAAATTCCTCGTTGCCTTCGGTGTTCTCTGCCTCGTGGCTCTCTCCACCCAGACTCCACTTTTCG AGGGGTGTGACGAGAACATACAGAGCATCTTCAAGAACGACTCTTGTTTCCACGTCAAGTGTCAGGAGTTCAACAAGTTGGCTGTCACCTTCCACCAGATGACCTACCACCA GTGCTTCGCTCCCAAATGCAAGGAAGGAACACTACTCAAGGGACAGAACCCCGCGGACGTCAGCAAGGTCTACCCACACTGTTGTGCTACCCCAATCTGTGAGGAACCTGTCAAGAGTTGTAATTAA
- the LOC100122139 gene encoding speckle-type POZ protein: MEPMNKTSLKNFVHKSGRTTAQFNEFKYTWVLENFLYFKARKCGVCTTSPTFTVYNNQDKYELLLKLFPNGNDEQTKGLMGVHLERVSSPAESKETIIIKLTLLSTDGKQVTVADKPRGTICPDKNIVLTFNKSWDDLRQRFIFANGDLTISCSMVFDNGDHHVEVDSETISISEFDCQEFLIDDLEAMLTSPRFSDVKLLVTGKEFQAHKVILAARSPVFLAMLESNMKEGQDNVIEVGDIEPDVMAELLRFIYTGKLENMDELVADLLAAADMYQLDHLRIMCEAIIAKKLSIDNVAEILKIVDRHVTCKNLRESVFKFLACNGKDVAGLEKFDEILRSLSTTLVIEVTKAVMLKS, encoded by the coding sequence ATGGAACCAATGAATAAGACATCGCTTAAAAACTTCGTCCACAAAAGCGGACGAACCACCGCCCAATTCAACGAGTTTAAGTACACGTGGGTCTTGGAGAACTTCTTATACTTCAAGGCCCGCAAATGCGGAGTCTGTACTACTTCACCCACCTTTACCGTCTACAATAATCAAGACAAGTACGAGTTGCTTCTGAAGCTTTTTCCCAACGGTAACGACGAACAGACCAAAGGCCTGATGGGCGTCCACCTCGAGCGCGTTTCCTCTCCAGCCGAGTCCAAGGAGACGATCATAATTAAACTGACTCTTCTGTCAACCGACGGCAAACAAGTCACTGTTGCCGATAAACCGCGCGGAACTATCTGTCCTGACAAGAATATCGTGCTCACCTTTAATAAGTCGTGGGACGATCTTCGCCAACGATTTATCTTCGCGAATGGCGATCTCACGATCTCGTGCAGCATGGTCTTCGACAACGGCGATCATCACGTTGAGGTCGACTCGGAAACTATCTCGATCAGCGAGTTTGACTGCCAGGAGTTCTTGATCGACGACCTCGAGGCCATGTTAACATCCCCGAGGTTCAGCGACGTGAAGCTGCTCGTGACCGGTAAGGAATTCCAGGCGCACAAGGTCATATTGGCTGCTCGGAGTCCCGTATTTTTAGCCATGTTGGAGAGTAACATGAAGGAAGGCCAGGACAACGTGATCGAGGTCGGCGACATCGAACCAGACGTCATGGCGGAACTGCTGCGGTTTATCTACACAGGCAAGCTGGAGAACATGGACGAGCTGGTGGCCGACCTGTTGGCCGCGGCGGACATGTACCAGCTCGACCATCTGAGGATTATGTGCGAAGCGATCATCGCGAAGAAGCTGAGTATTGACAATGTGGCGGAGATCCTCAAGATTGTAGATCGGCACGTGACCTGCAAGAACTTACGTGAATCTGTGTTCAAGTTTCTAGCGTGCAACGGGAAGGATGTAGCCGGTCTCGAAAAGTTCGATGAGATCTTGCGGTCGCTTTCGACCACTCTGGTGATCGAGGTCACCAAGGCTGTGATGCTCAAGTCTTGA